From a single Candidatus Eisenbacteria bacterium genomic region:
- the pilM gene encoding pilus assembly protein PilM, which produces MFGRGGKARIGFDWSGETLKAVRVVWDVNTPRITHCVLDEAKGLALAVARMRAAGIRPGRGSFHASIPDDGVRVRELDLEGVPEAEIAAALPAAMTRETGPAAEGGWVIDHQTLRRDERGGRVTVLAAAAPRMEITAYRDSLERAGAGPDRLEPAGIAACNHWMRQSGAGSAGPGRALLDIGAAASRITFLHEGYPLRTRRIEVGGEDFTAEIRERCGISRDEAERVKRAETPLGAIRPDRGDRAAPIADLIRVSMDRLAGEVRAHRAAFHGRGGLLGGLTLAGGGALLLGIDRALSLRLDLPVEVIDPFEPFALPEDWSGEKEDRITGEAPRFLTALGLTRWWER; this is translated from the coding sequence ATGTTCGGACGAGGCGGCAAGGCGAGGATCGGTTTCGATTGGTCCGGCGAGACCTTGAAGGCGGTCCGTGTCGTTTGGGACGTCAACACGCCGCGGATCACCCACTGCGTGCTCGACGAGGCGAAGGGGCTCGCCCTCGCCGTAGCCCGGATGCGCGCCGCGGGAATCCGGCCCGGGCGGGGGAGCTTCCATGCGTCGATCCCCGATGACGGGGTCCGGGTCCGTGAACTGGACTTGGAGGGCGTTCCGGAGGCGGAAATCGCCGCAGCGCTTCCGGCGGCGATGACCCGGGAGACCGGACCGGCCGCGGAAGGAGGGTGGGTGATCGACCACCAGACGCTCCGCCGGGACGAAAGGGGAGGACGGGTCACCGTGCTCGCCGCGGCGGCCCCCCGTATGGAGATCACCGCTTACAGGGACTCCCTCGAGAGAGCAGGCGCCGGGCCCGACCGTCTCGAGCCGGCCGGGATCGCCGCGTGCAACCACTGGATGCGGCAGAGCGGCGCGGGAAGCGCGGGGCCGGGCCGGGCTCTTCTCGACATCGGCGCCGCGGCGAGCCGAATCACCTTCTTACATGAAGGATATCCCCTCCGAACGAGACGGATCGAGGTGGGGGGGGAGGATTTCACTGCGGAGATTCGAGAGCGATGCGGGATCTCGCGCGACGAGGCGGAACGCGTCAAGCGGGCGGAGACACCCCTCGGGGCGATCCGGCCGGACCGGGGGGACCGTGCGGCGCCGATCGCCGACCTGATCCGTGTCTCCATGGACCGCCTCGCCGGTGAGGTGCGCGCCCATCGGGCCGCCTTCCACGGGAGGGGTGGTTTACTGGGGGGGCTCACCCTCGCCGGAGGAGGGGCTCTTCTTCTCGGAATCGACAGGGCTCTCTCGCTTCGCCTCGATCTGCCGGTGGAGGTGATCGACCCCTTCGAGCCTTTCGCCCTTCCCGAGGATTGGAGCGGCGAGAAGGAGGACCGAATCACCGGAGAGGCGCCCCGCTTTCTCACGGCGCTCGGCCTCACGCGGTGGTGGGAGCGATGA